Proteins found in one Pontibacter sp. SGAir0037 genomic segment:
- a CDS encoding ribonucleoside-diphosphate reductase subunit alpha: MLVVKRDGRRESVKFDKITARIEKLCYGLNMDFVSPIEVAKKVIDGIYDGVTTVELDNLAAETAASLTTKHPDYAVLAARIAISNLHKVTSKSFSNTMKRLYTYQDPKTGENASLIAKDVYEVIRKHAATLDSTIIYDRDYNYDYFGYKTLERSYLLRLDGKIVERPQHMLMRVAVGIHKDDIESAIETYNLMSEKWFTHATPTLFNAATPKPQLSSCFLLSMQDDSIPGIYDTLKQCAQISQSAGGIGLSIHNVRATGSYIKGTNGTSNGIIPMLKVFNDTARYVDQGGGKRKGAFAIYLEPWHADIFEFLDLKKNHGKEENRARDLFYALWTPDLFMKRVEENGEWSLFCPNEAPGLGDCWGADFERLYEKYEREGRARKTIKAQDLWFHILESQIETGTPYMLYKDAANRKSNQQNLGTIKSSNLCTEIMEYTSKDEVAVCNLASLALPRYVKEENGTKVFDHQKLFDVTYHVTKNLNKVIDINYYPVPEARNSNMRHRPIGLGVQGLADTFIALRMPFESDEAKGLNKDIFETIYFAAMTASKDLAKKDGAYETFKGSPLSEGKFQFDLWNITPESGRWDWEELRQEVVKYGVRNSLLVAPMPTASTAQILGNNESFEPYTSNIYVRRVLSGEFMVVNKHLLKDLIGLGIWNDKMKNQIIAANGSVQDIPNIPQHIKDLYKTVWEISQRTVIDMSADRGAYICQSQSLNLHVMNVNFGKLTSMHFHAWKKGLKTGMYYLRTKAAVDAIKFTVEKQAAETLQPVYNNQDQNRSDMACSLDNPDACEACGS; encoded by the coding sequence ATGTTAGTTGTAAAACGAGATGGCAGGCGCGAATCGGTTAAGTTCGATAAGATTACAGCACGCATCGAAAAGCTGTGCTATGGCCTGAATATGGATTTTGTGTCGCCTATAGAGGTGGCTAAAAAAGTAATAGATGGTATTTACGATGGTGTGACCACCGTAGAGTTGGACAACCTGGCTGCTGAAACGGCGGCATCGCTTACGACCAAACACCCTGACTATGCCGTTCTGGCTGCCCGTATAGCGATCTCCAACCTGCACAAGGTAACAAGCAAGTCGTTCTCAAATACCATGAAGCGCCTGTATACCTACCAGGATCCTAAAACAGGAGAGAATGCATCGCTTATCGCAAAAGATGTGTACGAGGTAATCCGCAAGCATGCTGCCACCCTCGATTCAACTATCATTTACGACCGCGACTATAACTATGATTACTTCGGCTATAAGACATTAGAGCGCTCTTACCTGCTTCGCCTCGACGGCAAGATTGTAGAGCGACCACAGCATATGTTGATGCGCGTGGCCGTGGGTATCCATAAGGACGACATCGAATCTGCCATCGAGACTTATAATCTCATGTCTGAGAAATGGTTTACACACGCCACCCCAACATTGTTTAATGCGGCTACACCTAAACCTCAGCTTTCTTCATGCTTCCTGCTGAGCATGCAGGATGATAGTATACCAGGCATTTACGATACGCTGAAGCAATGTGCGCAGATTTCACAAAGTGCCGGTGGTATTGGCCTGAGCATACACAACGTGCGTGCTACCGGTTCTTATATCAAAGGTACAAACGGTACTTCCAACGGTATCATTCCAATGCTGAAAGTGTTTAACGATACTGCCCGCTACGTAGACCAGGGTGGAGGCAAGCGTAAAGGTGCTTTTGCTATTTACCTGGAGCCGTGGCATGCCGATATCTTCGAATTCCTGGATCTGAAGAAGAACCACGGGAAAGAAGAAAACCGTGCCCGTGATTTATTCTATGCGCTTTGGACGCCAGACCTGTTTATGAAGCGTGTAGAAGAAAACGGGGAATGGAGCCTGTTCTGTCCGAACGAAGCACCTGGCCTGGGAGATTGCTGGGGAGCTGATTTTGAGCGCCTGTACGAGAAGTACGAGCGTGAAGGCCGTGCCCGTAAAACCATTAAAGCGCAGGACCTGTGGTTCCATATACTGGAGTCGCAGATAGAGACTGGTACGCCATACATGCTGTATAAAGATGCGGCTAACCGCAAGAGCAACCAGCAGAACCTAGGTACCATTAAAAGCTCTAACCTCTGCACCGAAATTATGGAGTATACCAGCAAAGACGAAGTTGCAGTGTGTAACTTGGCATCGCTGGCGCTGCCTCGCTATGTAAAAGAGGAGAATGGTACCAAAGTATTCGACCACCAGAAGCTGTTTGATGTAACTTACCATGTTACTAAAAACCTGAACAAGGTAATTGATATCAACTATTACCCTGTTCCGGAGGCTCGTAATTCTAACATGCGTCACCGTCCGATCGGATTAGGTGTGCAAGGCCTGGCCGATACTTTTATTGCGCTACGCATGCCGTTTGAGAGTGATGAAGCAAAAGGCTTGAACAAAGATATCTTCGAGACGATCTACTTTGCGGCTATGACAGCTTCTAAAGATCTGGCGAAGAAAGATGGTGCTTACGAAACGTTTAAAGGTTCTCCATTATCAGAAGGTAAGTTCCAGTTCGATCTGTGGAATATTACACCTGAGTCTGGTCGTTGGGATTGGGAAGAGCTGCGCCAGGAAGTGGTGAAGTATGGCGTGCGTAACTCACTTTTAGTTGCTCCTATGCCTACAGCTTCTACTGCCCAGATATTAGGTAATAACGAATCGTTTGAGCCTTATACTTCTAATATCTATGTGCGCCGTGTGCTTTCAGGTGAATTTATGGTGGTGAACAAGCACCTGCTGAAAGACCTGATCGGCCTGGGGATCTGGAACGATAAGATGAAGAACCAGATCATTGCGGCCAACGGCTCTGTTCAGGACATCCCGAATATCCCGCAGCACATCAAAGATCTGTATAAAACAGTGTGGGAAATCAGCCAGCGTACAGTTATCGATATGAGTGCCGACCGTGGTGCTTATATCTGCCAAAGCCAGTCGCTGAACCTGCATGTGATGAATGTGAATTTCGGTAAACTGACATCCATGCACTTCCACGCCTGGAAGAAAGGCTTGAAAACAGGCATGTACTACCTGCGCACCAAAGCAGCAGTAGATGCCATCAAGTTTACCGTAGAAAAACAGGCTGCCGAAACACTACAGCCTGTCTACAACAACCAGGACCAAAACCGCAGCGACATGGCGTGTAGCCTGGATAACCCGGACGCTTGCGAAGCTTGCGGATCGTAA
- the mutS gene encoding DNA mismatch repair protein MutS: MKGESGTVTPLMKQYNAIKAKHPGALLLFRVGDFYETFGEDAIKASKILDIVLTKRGNGSASETALAGFPHHSLDTYLPKLVRAGERVAICDQLEDPKSVKGIVKRGVTELVTPGVSFNDQVLERRSNNYLAAVHFGKQEAGISFLDVSTGEFITAQGDRNYIGKLLQSLAPAEVLFCKREKENFFQYYGLDYRYYALEEWVFSLDFAYESLTRHFGTTSLKGFGIEDMKESIISAGAILHYLSETHHTEISHIANIARLEEDKYVWLDRFTVRNLELLYPQHQEGVPLINVLDQTITPMGARLLKKWVVLPLKDVAQIRRRLNTVEALTQHQELLNEITQHLKQINDLERLISKVAVRRVNPRELIQLAKALDAIQPIKAVLTASGIPALQKLSDQLASCDGLREEIKNILKPEAPLLTNQGNMINDGVHEELDELRKIAFSGKDYLAQLQQRESQNTGISSLKIAYNKVFGYYLEVTHAHKDKVPASWIRKQTLVNAERYITEELKTYEEKILNAEDRIYAIELSLFNELVVHALDYVVQVQQNAKVVGIIDCLSSFATIATANNYVKPEVSDARVLDIKKGRHPVIEKQLPLGESYVPNNIFLDNEEQQIIIITGPNMAGKSALLRQTALIVLMAQIGCFVPAEAASIGIIDKIFTRVGASDNLSKGESTFMVEMTETASILNNLSDRSLVLMDEIGRGTSTYDGISIAWAIVEHLHNHPKCRAKTLFATHYHELNQLAEDLPRVRNYNVSVKEAGGKILFMRKLVEGGSEHSFGIHVAQMAGMPTSVVLRADEIMHHLEKEKVSEQAPQQKMKSAPKNNFQLSMFEPADPQMQRAKDMLETLDINTLTPVEALLKLNELKLMLKDKKQEAL, translated from the coding sequence ATGAAAGGAGAATCAGGCACAGTAACCCCACTTATGAAGCAGTACAACGCCATCAAGGCGAAGCATCCGGGGGCATTGCTGCTTTTCAGGGTAGGGGATTTTTACGAAACCTTTGGCGAGGATGCCATCAAGGCCAGTAAGATATTAGACATTGTACTGACAAAGCGTGGCAATGGTTCTGCCTCAGAAACAGCGCTGGCAGGCTTTCCGCATCACTCTTTAGATACGTATTTGCCTAAGTTAGTAAGGGCAGGAGAGCGTGTAGCCATCTGCGACCAACTCGAGGACCCCAAATCTGTTAAAGGCATTGTAAAGCGTGGGGTAACAGAGCTGGTAACGCCCGGAGTTTCCTTTAACGACCAGGTGCTGGAGAGGCGAAGCAATAATTACCTGGCTGCCGTGCATTTTGGGAAGCAGGAGGCAGGAATTTCTTTCCTCGATGTATCGACAGGTGAGTTTATAACCGCCCAAGGAGATCGTAACTATATCGGTAAGCTGCTGCAAAGTCTGGCGCCTGCGGAGGTGTTGTTTTGCAAGCGTGAGAAGGAAAACTTTTTTCAATACTACGGCCTCGACTATCGCTACTATGCTTTGGAAGAATGGGTTTTTAGCCTCGACTTTGCCTACGAATCGCTCACCCGCCACTTTGGTACCACCTCTTTAAAAGGCTTTGGGATAGAGGATATGAAGGAAAGTATCATCTCTGCCGGAGCCATTCTGCATTATCTTTCGGAAACTCACCATACCGAAATCAGCCATATAGCCAATATTGCGCGGCTGGAGGAAGATAAGTATGTTTGGCTCGACCGTTTTACGGTGCGTAATTTAGAGTTGCTTTACCCACAGCACCAGGAGGGAGTGCCGCTAATCAACGTACTGGACCAAACCATTACACCTATGGGGGCACGCCTGTTAAAAAAATGGGTAGTGTTGCCGCTCAAAGATGTGGCCCAGATCCGGCGTCGTTTAAACACAGTAGAAGCTCTTACACAACATCAGGAGCTCCTTAATGAGATTACACAGCACCTAAAGCAGATCAACGACCTGGAGCGCCTGATATCGAAAGTGGCAGTGCGCCGGGTAAATCCAAGAGAGTTGATACAACTGGCCAAAGCATTGGATGCTATCCAGCCTATCAAAGCCGTTTTAACAGCTAGCGGTATACCAGCGCTACAGAAGCTGTCAGATCAGCTGGCTTCCTGCGATGGCTTACGCGAAGAGATTAAGAATATACTGAAACCGGAGGCCCCGCTGCTGACCAACCAGGGCAACATGATTAACGATGGGGTGCATGAGGAGCTGGATGAATTGCGCAAAATTGCTTTCTCCGGTAAAGATTACCTGGCGCAATTGCAGCAGCGCGAGTCTCAAAATACAGGAATCAGCTCCCTGAAAATTGCTTACAACAAAGTATTTGGGTATTACCTGGAGGTAACGCATGCGCATAAAGACAAAGTGCCTGCTTCCTGGATTCGCAAGCAAACGCTGGTGAATGCCGAACGCTATATTACAGAAGAGCTCAAAACATATGAGGAAAAGATCCTGAATGCAGAAGATCGCATTTATGCTATTGAGCTAAGTCTTTTTAATGAGCTGGTAGTACATGCCTTAGATTATGTAGTGCAGGTGCAGCAAAATGCGAAAGTGGTGGGTATTATCGATTGCCTCAGCTCTTTTGCCACCATTGCTACAGCTAATAATTATGTGAAGCCGGAGGTAAGCGATGCACGGGTGCTGGACATTAAAAAGGGCCGCCATCCGGTTATTGAGAAGCAACTGCCGCTCGGAGAAAGTTATGTGCCGAACAATATCTTTTTAGATAATGAAGAGCAGCAGATCATCATTATTACGGGGCCGAACATGGCGGGTAAAAGTGCCTTGCTTCGGCAGACGGCTCTGATTGTACTGATGGCCCAGATTGGCTGCTTTGTACCTGCTGAGGCTGCCAGTATCGGCATCATCGATAAAATTTTTACCAGGGTTGGCGCTTCGGATAATCTTTCAAAAGGCGAATCTACATTTATGGTGGAGATGACAGAAACAGCCAGTATTCTGAACAACCTTTCTGACAGGAGCCTGGTGCTGATGGACGAAATCGGCCGTGGTACCAGTACCTACGATGGCATTTCAATTGCCTGGGCCATTGTAGAGCACCTGCACAACCACCCGAAGTGCAGGGCCAAAACTTTATTTGCCACCCACTACCACGAGCTGAACCAACTTGCCGAAGACTTGCCACGCGTGAGAAACTACAATGTGTCGGTGAAAGAAGCAGGAGGGAAAATCCTGTTTATGCGCAAGCTGGTTGAGGGGGGGAGTGAGCACAGCTTTGGTATACATGTGGCACAAATGGCGGGTATGCCTACTAGCGTAGTGCTGCGTGCAGATGAAATTATGCATCACCTGGAGAAGGAAAAGGTAAGTGAGCAGGCGCCACAGCAAAAAATGAAATCTGCTCCAAAGAATAATTTCCAGCTGAGTATGTTTGAGCCTGCTGATCCGCAGATGCAGCGGGCAAAGGACATGCTGGAAACTTTAGATATAAATACCTTAACGCCTGTAGAGGCTCTTTTAAAACTAAACGAGCTGAAATTGATGCTGAAAGACAAGAAACAGGAGGCGCTTTAA
- a CDS encoding RNA methyltransferase has product MRKLSMDELNRDSVEDFKNKKKIPLVLVLDNVRSLNNVGSVFRTADAFMVEKVYLCGITGTPPHRDIEKTALGATESVEWEHVPDTLELVKRLKEQGYTIASVEQAENSVMLNDLKPEPGKPHAFVLGNEVFGVEQEVINASDFVLEIPQFGTKHSLNISVATGVVVWDFLSKSLQA; this is encoded by the coding sequence ATGCGTAAACTTTCGATGGACGAACTCAACCGCGATTCGGTTGAAGATTTCAAAAATAAGAAAAAAATACCGTTAGTCTTGGTACTGGACAACGTGCGTAGCCTGAATAATGTAGGTTCGGTATTCCGCACCGCCGATGCCTTTATGGTAGAAAAGGTTTATCTCTGCGGCATTACCGGCACCCCTCCGCACCGCGACATTGAAAAAACGGCTTTAGGTGCCACAGAATCGGTTGAGTGGGAGCATGTACCGGATACTCTGGAGCTCGTGAAGAGGCTGAAAGAGCAGGGGTATACCATTGCCTCTGTTGAACAGGCAGAAAACAGTGTTATGCTTAACGACCTGAAGCCGGAACCAGGCAAACCGCATGCCTTTGTATTGGGCAACGAGGTATTTGGCGTAGAGCAGGAGGTTATTAATGCTTCTGACTTTGTACTGGAGATCCCACAGTTTGGCACCAAGCATTCTCTTAACATATCGGTAGCTACAGGGGTAGTGGTATGGGATTTCCTGAGCAAAAGCCTACAGGCATAA
- the rplU gene encoding 50S ribosomal protein L21 produces the protein MYAIVEIAGQQTKVESGKFIYANKLSGNEGDAVEFANVLLTDDNGTITVGAPFVSGVKVVGKILTSTVKGDKVIVFKKKRRKGYRKKNGHRQHFTKILIESIG, from the coding sequence ATGTACGCAATTGTAGAAATCGCAGGTCAACAGACCAAGGTAGAGAGCGGCAAGTTCATCTACGCTAACAAGCTTTCCGGCAATGAAGGTGACGCCGTTGAGTTCGCCAATGTTCTTCTTACTGATGACAACGGTACTATTACTGTTGGTGCTCCTTTCGTGAGCGGTGTTAAGGTGGTAGGTAAAATCCTGACCAGCACTGTGAAAGGTGACAAAGTAATTGTTTTCAAAAAGAAGAGAAGAAAAGGATACCGTAAAAAGAATGGCCACCGCCAGCATTTTACAAAAATCCTGATCGAGAGCATTGGATAA
- a CDS encoding TonB-dependent receptor domain-containing protein yields MKIKFKTFFHITSFFLLLPLALFAQQPAGNGTVTGTLQDGESAAPVGFANVVLLSARDSSLVTGATSKENGQFTLQRVPVGQYILRASMVGFPTRFVPGIVVTAENLQVALGSIVLRGANTRLNEVVVTAERQLVEFDLDKKVVNVQQDIAAQSGSIAEVLQNVPSVTVDTEGNVSMRGSSNVTVLVDGKRTALAEVGLDQIPASMIESVELITNPSSKYDPEGTSGIINIILKKDRAPGFNGVASVNAGTYENYNTSLNLNYHYNKWDFNAGYDFRRRSRLGNSNSFRTNYPGTDRTSYLDQSSTRNGKDISHNVRFGAEYAINAHNSVSASALYRTGDEENLNGITYRALNSGQQLDSLTTRHTFGTEVDHVFEYNLGYRRTFERKGQEWTADVTYFTRHEDEIDDFTQQTTIRDGLPIDLDPTLQNTTAINGRSRLLLQTDYVHPINENSRLEAGYRSSFQRIDNDNMFYNINPETRAPQLNLNASNHFVYDEHIHAAYANYSNKISSLSFQVGVRAEQTNTVSDQRTQMQRVPNSYFSLFPSLFLTQEFNPENMVQFSYSRRINRPNAWNLNPFIDYTDPSNIRSGNPLLRPEYINSLELGYLRYWDNSSFNTSLFYRRTNDQVQRFRTFEEGVTYTTFINLASSSSYGIELIGTHNPYKWWRLNGSVSGFRVELNDAQGDTEVSNSQLSWNAKLNSTLTVWSDLAIQVSANYRSPMADIQGRMEQMYSADLGLKKDVLQKKGTVSLRVTDVFNTRQFNFSSYGPGFEFTSHNNRQTRFVFLGFTYRLNTDEKNNREEREQGGDGGDDF; encoded by the coding sequence ATGAAAATTAAATTCAAAACGTTTTTTCACATTACCTCTTTTTTTCTTCTGCTACCGCTTGCCCTGTTTGCCCAGCAACCTGCCGGCAACGGTACTGTAACCGGCACTTTGCAGGATGGCGAATCAGCGGCCCCTGTTGGCTTTGCCAATGTAGTATTGCTTTCAGCCCGCGACTCCAGCTTAGTAACTGGTGCAACTTCTAAAGAAAACGGACAATTTACCTTGCAACGGGTACCGGTGGGGCAGTATATTTTAAGGGCCTCTATGGTAGGTTTCCCAACGCGCTTTGTTCCGGGCATTGTTGTTACTGCTGAAAACTTACAGGTGGCGCTGGGCTCTATCGTGCTTCGGGGAGCGAACACCAGGTTAAACGAGGTAGTGGTAACGGCGGAGCGACAACTGGTAGAGTTTGACCTCGACAAAAAAGTGGTAAATGTACAGCAGGACATAGCGGCTCAAAGTGGCAGTATAGCCGAAGTGCTGCAAAATGTACCTTCTGTTACGGTTGATACCGAGGGCAATGTAAGTATGCGCGGAAGTTCTAACGTTACTGTTCTAGTGGATGGCAAAAGAACGGCTCTTGCGGAAGTAGGCCTCGACCAGATTCCGGCCAGCATGATCGAAAGTGTAGAGCTTATCACAAACCCTTCTTCTAAATATGATCCGGAAGGCACATCAGGCATCATCAATATTATTCTGAAAAAAGACCGGGCTCCGGGCTTTAACGGTGTGGCCTCTGTAAACGCAGGCACCTACGAGAACTATAATACTTCCCTTAACCTGAACTACCACTACAACAAATGGGACTTTAACGCTGGCTACGACTTCAGGAGAAGAAGCCGCCTGGGTAACAGTAACTCTTTCCGGACCAATTACCCTGGCACCGACCGCACCTCCTACCTGGACCAATCTTCAACCCGAAATGGAAAAGACATCTCGCACAATGTCCGGTTTGGGGCGGAATATGCTATCAATGCCCACAATTCTGTTTCTGCCTCTGCCCTTTACCGCACCGGCGACGAAGAAAACCTGAACGGCATCACCTACAGAGCACTTAACAGTGGTCAGCAGCTTGACAGCCTAACCACACGCCATACCTTTGGCACAGAAGTAGACCACGTGTTTGAGTATAACCTCGGCTACCGTCGCACCTTCGAACGGAAAGGACAGGAATGGACAGCCGATGTTACCTATTTTACGCGCCACGAAGATGAGATAGACGACTTTACCCAACAAACCACTATACGCGATGGGCTGCCAATCGACCTGGACCCAACGCTGCAGAACACAACCGCTATTAATGGCCGTAGCCGCCTGCTCCTACAGACAGACTATGTGCACCCGATAAACGAAAACAGCCGCCTGGAGGCTGGTTACCGGAGCAGCTTCCAGCGCATCGACAACGATAACATGTTCTATAACATTAATCCGGAAACCAGGGCACCTCAACTCAACCTGAATGCCTCCAATCATTTTGTGTACGACGAGCACATTCATGCTGCTTATGCCAACTACAGCAATAAAATCAGCAGCCTTAGCTTTCAGGTAGGTGTACGAGCCGAGCAAACCAATACCGTTTCCGACCAGCGTACCCAAATGCAGCGGGTTCCTAACAGCTATTTCAGCCTCTTTCCCAGCTTGTTCCTGACACAGGAGTTTAACCCGGAGAACATGGTGCAGTTTAGCTACAGCCGGCGCATCAACCGGCCTAATGCCTGGAACCTGAATCCTTTTATCGACTATACCGATCCTTCTAACATACGCTCTGGCAATCCGCTGTTGCGGCCAGAGTACATCAACTCCCTTGAGCTGGGCTATTTGCGTTACTGGGATAATTCGTCGTTTAATACGTCTTTATTCTACCGACGCACCAACGACCAGGTACAGCGCTTCCGTACCTTTGAGGAGGGTGTTACCTACACCACCTTTATCAACCTTGCCAGCAGTTCGTCTTACGGTATAGAACTGATTGGCACGCACAACCCTTACAAGTGGTGGCGCTTAAATGGCAGTGTTTCAGGTTTTAGAGTAGAGTTGAACGATGCGCAAGGAGATACAGAGGTTAGCAACAGCCAATTAAGCTGGAACGCAAAGCTTAATTCTACCTTAACTGTATGGAGCGATCTGGCTATACAGGTTTCGGCTAATTACCGTTCGCCCATGGCTGACATACAGGGGCGCATGGAGCAGATGTACAGTGCAGACTTAGGACTGAAAAAGGATGTACTGCAGAAGAAAGGCACTGTCTCGCTTCGTGTAACCGATGTTTTTAACACCCGGCAGTTTAACTTCAGCAGCTATGGCCCTGGCTTTGAGTTTACCAGCCACAATAACCGCCAGACACGCTTCGTATTTCTCGGTTTTACCTACCGCCTGAACACCGATGAAAAGAACAATAGAGAAGAACGTGAGCAAGGCGGTGACGGAGGCGATGATTTTTAA
- a CDS encoding Dabb family protein produces the protein MKKILASGAFALMLCCSLLFSACQPSNTDHMRHIVVFKYKPDATATQIAEVTQAFGELKDKIPGIVAFEHGINNSPENKNLGFTHVYMLTFEDAASRDAYLPHPEHQKFGELLGRLGVLEDAFVVDYMPEME, from the coding sequence ATGAAGAAAATACTAGCCTCGGGAGCCTTTGCCCTTATGCTTTGCTGCTCGCTATTGTTCTCCGCCTGCCAACCCTCTAACACAGACCATATGCGCCACATCGTTGTTTTCAAGTATAAGCCTGATGCCACTGCAACACAGATAGCTGAGGTAACTCAGGCTTTCGGTGAGCTAAAAGACAAAATCCCGGGCATTGTAGCTTTCGAGCACGGCATCAACAACAGTCCTGAAAATAAGAACCTCGGTTTTACCCACGTATACATGCTCACTTTCGAAGATGCTGCTTCCCGGGATGCTTACCTCCCGCACCCAGAGCACCAGAAGTTCGGCGAACTATTGGGCCGCTTAGGTGTACTGGAAGATGCTTTTGTAGTAGATTATATGCCGGAGATGGAGTAA
- the rpmA gene encoding 50S ribosomal protein L27 yields the protein MAHKKGAGSSNNGRESHSKRLGVKIYGGQDIIAGNIIVRQRGTAHHPGQNVGIGKDHTLFALTDGVVQFKKGKKNRSFVSVVPKVQAEA from the coding sequence ATGGCACACAAAAAAGGAGCTGGTAGTTCTAACAACGGTCGTGAGTCGCACTCTAAACGACTGGGTGTTAAGATTTATGGTGGCCAGGATATCATCGCTGGTAACATCATTGTAAGACAAAGAGGTACTGCGCATCACCCAGGTCAGAACGTGGGTATTGGCAAAGACCATACACTGTTCGCTTTAACTGACGGTGTTGTACAATTCAAAAAAGGAAAAAAGAACCGTTCTTTCGTTTCTGTAGTTCCTAAAGTACAGGCTGAGGCTTAG
- a CDS encoding ribonucleoside-diphosphate reductase small subunit, with the protein MEPILKENPNRFVLFPIQNDEVWQMYKKAEASFWTAEEIDLSQDLKDWENLNDGERHFISHVLAFFAASDGIVNENLAVNFMNEVQIPEARCFYGFQIMMENIHSETYSLLIDTYVKKQSEKDHLFNALETVPAVGRKGEWALRWIESENFAERLIAFAAVEGIFFSGSFCSIFWLKKRGLMPGLTFSNELISRDEGLHCDFACLLYGMLQNKLPEERVQEIIRDAVSIEQEFVTDALPVDLIGMNAKLMSQYIEFVADRLLVALGCQKIYNSANPFDFMEMISLQGKTNFFEKRVGDYQKAGVMSDKDKNVFSLDEDF; encoded by the coding sequence ATGGAGCCAATACTGAAAGAGAATCCTAACCGCTTTGTTTTGTTCCCCATTCAAAACGATGAGGTGTGGCAGATGTACAAGAAAGCTGAAGCCAGCTTCTGGACAGCCGAAGAAATCGATCTTTCTCAGGACCTGAAAGATTGGGAAAACCTGAATGACGGCGAGCGTCATTTTATCAGTCATGTGCTTGCTTTCTTCGCTGCCTCTGATGGTATTGTGAACGAAAACCTGGCTGTTAACTTTATGAACGAGGTGCAGATACCGGAAGCCCGTTGCTTTTATGGTTTCCAGATCATGATGGAGAATATACATTCGGAAACCTATTCTCTGTTAATAGACACTTATGTGAAAAAGCAGTCTGAAAAAGACCACCTGTTTAATGCGCTGGAAACAGTGCCGGCTGTAGGCAGAAAAGGAGAGTGGGCGTTGCGTTGGATTGAAAGCGAAAACTTTGCAGAACGGCTGATTGCTTTTGCGGCGGTAGAAGGTATTTTCTTCTCAGGTTCTTTCTGCTCTATTTTCTGGCTGAAGAAACGTGGCCTGATGCCAGGCTTGACTTTCTCTAATGAGTTGATCAGCCGTGACGAAGGCTTACACTGCGACTTTGCCTGCCTATTGTATGGTATGCTGCAAAACAAGTTGCCGGAGGAGCGTGTGCAGGAGATCATTCGTGATGCGGTAAGTATTGAGCAGGAATTTGTAACAGACGCACTGCCTGTTGACCTGATTGGAATGAACGCGAAGTTAATGAGCCAGTATATTGAGTTTGTGGCTGACCGGCTGCTGGTAGCACTTGGCTGCCAGAAGATTTACAACTCTGCCAATCCGTTCGACTTCATGGAAATGATTTCCCTGCAAGGTAAAACCAACTTCTTTGAGAAGCGCGTGGGAGATTATCAGAAAGCCGGTGTAATGTCTGATAAAGACAAAAACGTTTTCTCCTTGGACGAAGACTTTTAG